The genome window GTTCCTCCGCAGATCATCCTGAGTCATTCGCCTGCCGACAGCGGGGCGCTGAGCGAGATGCTGGCAAATCGGCGCGGTCGTGACGTCGGCCTTGTCGCCACGGTACGCGGCGAGCGCGCCCGCTGGCTGGCCATGGCCAGGCGCAACGCCGCCATCGCGCTGAAGGTCCACAACGCGTCGGCAGTCGATCAGGCGCGGCGTCTGGAGTCATTGCAGAAAGCACTGGGACTGGATTTCCTCCCGCGACGCATCGAGTGTTTCGACATCAGTCATACCGCGGGCGAGGCGACCGTGGCCTCGTGCGTCGTGTTCGACGAAGGGGGTGCGGTCAAATCGGACTATCGTCGATTCAATATCTCGGATATCGAGCCGGGAGACGACTACGCCGCGATGCGTCAGGCGCTCGAGCGGCGCTACCGCAGGCTGAGGCGTGGTGAGGGAAAGTTGCCCGACCTGCTGCTGATCGATGGCGGCAAGGGGCAATTGCGCCAGGCAGCCGAGGTCCTGGAGGAACTCCAGGTCGAAGGTGTCCTGATTGCCGGCGTCGCCAAGGGAGAGGGCCGTCGGCAGGAAAACGACCGGATCGTGTTGAGGGGGGCCGACGCACCCACTATACTGCCCCGGCACTCCCCGGCGTTGCGCCTGATACAACAGGTGAGGGACGAGGCGCACCGGTTTGCGGTTACAGGACACCGGCAGCGGCGGGCACGGGTCCGTTCGAATTCCCGGTTAGAGGAGATCCGCGGTCTCGGTCCCAAACGCCGGCAATCCCTGCTCATGCAGTTCGGGGGTCTGCGCGGTGTGGCCAGGGCCGGCGTCGAGGAACTAGCGCGTGCGCCGGGTATCAGCCAGCACCTGGCCCGCGCGATCTACGATCACCTGCACGAAGACACCAAATGAACTGGAATCTTCCCAATGCCCTGACCCTGCTACGCATCGGGTTGATACCGCTTTTCGTGTGCGTGTTCTATCTGCCCTACGGCTGGGCATTCCCGGTCAGTTCACTGATCTTCGGTCTGGCGGGCCTCACGGATTGGTTCGACGGTTACCTTGCCAGACGGCTGAACCAGACCTCTGCATTCGGCGCGTTTCTGGATCCGGTTGCCGACAAGCTGATGGTGGCCGTCGCGCTGGTCATGCTAGTGGACAAACACGGCTCGGATCTCATGTTGTCGATATCCGCCATCATCATCATCGGCCGGGAAATCACGATCTCCGCCCTCAGGGAATGGATGGCGGAACAGGGCAGGCGAGGGTCGGTCGCGGTTTCCTTCATCGGCAAGGTGAAAACCACGGTCCAGATTATTTCCCTGCTGTTTCTGCTCTGGTTTCACCCCATTCTTGGTGTACCGGTGTACGAGATCGGGCTCGTTCTGCTGATCGTGTCCGCGGCGCTGACGGTCTGGTCGATGATCTATTACCTGCGCCGCGCCATTCGCGACATCAGTTCGCAGCCGGCCTGAACCGAACCTCGCGATTCGCCTTGACTGGCGTGATCGGGCCCAGGTTTGGGGTCGCGCCGCTTGACAGAAACCATCCGTCTCATAAATAATCGATGGCTGGATTTTGCGGGAATAGCTCAGTTGGTAGAGCGCAACCTTGCCAAGGTTGAGGTCGCCGGTTCGAGACCGGTTTCCCGCTCCAGTTATCGGAAAGCCTCGGTGCCCGACCGGG of Gammaproteobacteria bacterium contains these proteins:
- the pgsA gene encoding CDP-diacylglycerol--glycerol-3-phosphate 3-phosphatidyltransferase, with protein sequence MNWNLPNALTLLRIGLIPLFVCVFYLPYGWAFPVSSLIFGLAGLTDWFDGYLARRLNQTSAFGAFLDPVADKLMVAVALVMLVDKHGSDLMLSISAIIIIGREITISALREWMAEQGRRGSVAVSFIGKVKTTVQIISLLFLLWFHPILGVPVYEIGLVLLIVSAALTVWSMIYYLRRAIRDISSQPA